The nucleotide sequence ACACTTTCTACTGAGGCTCACTAGCAGAGAGTGAGCAACAAACAATGGTTGTTTCCCTAAGGCAGAGGAGTTATCCACAGAAGATGGAAGCGTTGTGCTCAAAATTCTAAGGGCCTGCATCTATTTCCACCTCTGGAGGCCTCTTAAAGGCTCCAAGCATCTGCCACTGCTGATTCAAGCTCCACTGGATCTGTTTAATATGGTCTAAGCCCGCAGTCtgcaacctttttggcaccagggactgatttcatggaagaccatttttccacggacagggggtggggaggatggtttcgggatgattcaagagcattacGTTTACTGTGCACTTTGTTTCTAATCTAATTTGCTTCTGATCTGACAGAAGGTAATGGTCCAGGGCCCAGAAGTTGGGAACCCTTAGCCTAAGGGACTGAAGAGCTTGCACAAAAGGCTAGACATGTCTCTTGTTCTGAGCCCCAATCAAAACTATTAGCCTTTCCCGTCATTCAGTAAACGGGCTGTAGTAACATATCCAAATAACAATAATATTGCCTCCAAAATTTACAGAGGCATATCATCTGCTGTTCCTCTCTTTCAGTTTCAGGAAGGGCCAGAAGTAACATCCTTCACTTGGAAGAATCATCTCAACACGTGCTACATCACTGGACACCTAGACATTTCACTAAAATAGAAGGCCCCCAGATTTTTATGagatttgctttctatgtctctTGCAAATGTCTCACCAATGTAAATACTTCTTGCTTACTATAACCAATCAGCATAATGTCATCAGTGTAACAGATTAGTGTGTTACATtacaatatttacaaatcatatatctgataaaaaaaCTTTCACTGGGAATACATCAAGTACTCCCAAAACtcataataaaaagacaaataacccaatcaaaaattgggcaaACTCTCTGAACAAACACTTCACCAAAAAAGATAGATGTCAAAGAATGATACACAAAAAAGAGGCACGATATTATGAAGTCACTAGGGAAGAGCAAAGAAAGCACAATGaggtgttaaaaattaaaatgatcataaATGAAAAGACTACCCACACTGGAAGCAGTGATACAGGCCTTTGTGCTCACAGACAGGCAACCAAATAAGTTAGGAGACAATTACACAAAATAGAAGAGGGCAGTAAATTTTATCCAAGCGTTGGTTGTGCTGAAGCCAACTGTGCATGTTACATTCCCCACTCCACCGTCTTGGGTACTTTTCACAGGAACCCCTCTCTCCTATGTTACTTATCTCCTCTATTTTGGCTTTCACCAGCAAAAATGTAAGGAAGCAGGATAAGTGATTAATCAATCTATCAAAATGATGTGTTTTTTGCTCTCCTCCTATCTAACCAGGAAGTCCACAGTGGAAGTTAAGCAGTTTTTTCTTTACAGATATCACACCAAAATGTCACAAACAAGTAAAGtaagctttatttttctgaatgaacATTCATGGACAACTGTCTCTGTTACTGCAAAAATCTGAATTTGTTATCAccatgttcaaaatccttcaacagTTTTCCTCTAAGATGTGGTCAAGAACAAGTCTGGCCTCCAGACCCTGTCCTATCCACATATGCTCACTTCCCTGACCCCATCTCACTCCTGCCGCCTCTCTGTTTGGAAGCTGTATTTACTATTTTGTGTTTTTCCAATGATCCAGGCTCTCTCATGGTATAGAATTGGAATGAGAGTTCCAGCTACACAGAAAGGTCAACTTTCTTGCAATTGGACAAATTAAAACATTGACCTCATTCAAATCATATGTGATTAGCTCAGACAAGATCATACTGAGCAAAGTTCTCAGAGTACCAAAATTTAGAGATAtgctggagtttgcacaaacatGTCAAATACGTCATCTGTGTTTGAACGTATGGCATAAAGTACAATTTtaatagttagaactggaacTGTCTACAATGACTACTGCTTATAATTTCAGAGTCTGTGATGCCCTGTGGAACAATATGGATTTCTCATACACGCACAAGTCCTCAATGCCCAGAAGCACAGCTTAGCTTTGTCCAgatggaattccatggacactaTCAGGGGAATTTCAGTTCTCCACTCCTTTCTCTTCTGGCAAAAGCACATAGTCCTACAAGTGGTTAATTCttgtgttaaaaaaattttaataaacagcATTTTCCTAAGCCGCCAAAATGAGTCAGTGTATAAAATATTGCTCTTTGTGTTACTGTCATTCCAGTGTGCTTGTATTATTTCTACCTCAGAAAACCAAATGCTGAGAGGATCTTGACAATTTCTTAACAGATACTGGTAAGAGAATGATTTctataatattcattatttttcaaggaAAGTTAAAATGCCGTTAAACACAATAATTTTCATTTGGTTTACAAAATGTCAAAACAGGCAgttgaaaatggaaaacaataataataagtaaataatctGTATGTTTTATTGTTAAAAGTAAAATCTGGATGCGCAAAATAGCTCTAAGACTACTTTATACACTTAAATGATGTGTCTGATTAGGTTGATTACAATGACTCCCCAGGATATGTTGTGGTGAACTAAAACATTAATCGAATTAAAAGTGCATTTAGGGATATAGGTCATAATGTTTTTAGTGtaagaaatatgtattatatatacatttatttctttatccatCTACGTCCTGTCCTCTTTTCctgcttcttgttttttttaaaattttatttattcacttatttttggctgcactcaaTCTTCACCATCATgcacaggctttctttagttgtggagagcaggggctactctctattcGTAGTGCATGGGCTTGTCATTGCAGCGTCCTCTCCTTGCGTAGCATGGccttgaacccctgtcccctgctttggctggtggattcttaacccctggaacaccagggaagtccttcctgcTTCTTGTTTCCTTTCCACCCAAATTTGCCTTCCTACTTCTTCATCCTCTTTCCTCTCAATTCCCACCTCTCTTTCTTTCGACAACTTTCATGACATTGTTCCTCAAGAAAGAAAATCCACACCTGTTCTCtacatctttatttcattttcttcaacgCTGTATCACTTGCTTTCATTCAATTCTCATTATCCTCCGACCCCTGTTCTATCACAAAATGGAAACTGCTCTCACTAAAGCCACTGgaagtctctcttttttaaaatttattttctggttgaaggacaattgctttacagaattgtgttggtttctgccaaacatcaacatgaatcagccataggtattcatatgttccctccctcttgaacctccatcccacctccctccccatcacacccctctagatggtcacagagccccagtttgagttctctgagccatacagcaaattcccattggctatttcacacatggtaacaTAAGTTTCATCCTCACACTCAGGAATCTCTGTTCACTCCTTATCCTACTAGAACATTCATTTTGCCTTAGGCACTGTACTTTCCTTCGTTCTTGCATATTTTCCTCTCCTTAAGTTTTCAGTCTGAGTTTTCcaatttcctcctctttctctgatCACTCTGCTCGGTAGCCTTTTGTggccctttcctttcttttccttttgtgtgaGCCACAGCTCCTGGTTTCAAGACAAAATGACTAAACTGAAAGGAAACTGGCTCTAACAAATAAATGCTAGGGAAGTTGGAGAAATCCGCTGGAGAAATAGGCAGGGACACAAAGCAAGAAGTTAAGCAGTCCACAGCTGAAATCACCTCTCAGTGCTAGCTCATTAAGGGCTGCTACCATGGCTGCTGAACTTGAGTGCTACAACTCACAATGAAAATGCCGCTGCTGTGGGCGCAGGATGCATTTTCTGGGGGCCTGGTATTGCTCCCTTGGTTGACTTTGAACCACAAATCTCTTCCGTTCATATTTGACATCTCTCCCCTCTCTACATATTTCACATCTAGTGTAGATGAACTTTAGTGGTTAACCATAGATCTACTTCCCTCTCTTTAGGAAAAGTCAGTTTCTGGAACTTTTGGCTTTAAGAGTAAACAACTTTTGTCTGCCACCGAGACATTTGTAATAGAAAAGTCAATCAGATCTAGCAAATGGTGTATATACATTTCAATCGCTTTAATATAACTTCCTCACCtttattttcatgctttcttATTTTAACATTATGAATACCATTCACTGGGTTACTCATATATGCTATATTTCAGTAACTTCAATGActtcaaagtctttatttctgTTAAGTCCTTATTGAATGATACCACTAAGTTTATGTGATCTGGATGTTCAGAGATTGCTTCTTGCAAAAATGGGCCACTGCATCTGAGTTCTCATTCTCAATTTTTGATTACTCTTCCCAGTTACCAAGTGACAATCTCTTTTACTAACTATCCTTCATATCTATTATGCTATCAAGTCCTAATGACTTAAATGTAATTAATTTTGATCTCTTCATCTTCCTCAAAACTCCCAATATCATAGCACACAATGACTTAAGAATGTCAAATGCATTTTAATCACTGAAGGACATTTATAAAACGCATAGTACCTGTATTCATGACCTGCTGAATCAATTTCTATGATAATACCTCAGAATTTATTTTAGTACCAAAACTCCCCCAGAAAATTCTGATGTGTAATCTGGTTTGGGAATCATGGATAAGAGTCATAGATTCTCACAACTGGTCGTTCACCCTGCAATCTATTTTCTACAACCAAATATTTAGTTTCAAAAATAACTGATGATGCCAATCCCTGTTTCAAAGTTTTCAACGAATGCCTATCCTTAAAGAATAAAGTTCAAGATCTTTCGCATGGCACTGAATTACTTTTATAATCCAGGCCCCTCTGACAACTTACTTTTGACACTATATTCATcttgaaaacacaggatactttTCTCATAAATAGCTCATGTTCagaatgtctttcttttcttctacatCAATTCATgactgtttacattttaaaataaaatgattgcaTTTTGCCAAAATAGCAACTGCtacaaatactttttattttagtaagAGTAAATAAGGGGCATTCATTCTAGTGCATGGTTCTGTTACTCtcaatgaattttcttttaaaaattcttgtgacacgttctttttccatttattgcaTTGTATTTCAGAGGTCATCTATCAAGGgtatggaaacaaaaaatgcAACAGAGCTGACAGAGTTCATTCTCACAGGACTTACACATCAACCAGAATGGCAGATCCCCCTGTTCCTTCTGTTCTTGATGATATACCTCATCACCATTGTGGGAAACCTTGGTCTAATCGCTCTCATCTGCAATGACCCTCACCTTCACATCCCCATGTACTTATTCCTTGGGAATCTGGCCTTTGTGGATACTTGGTTATCCTCCACAGTGACCCCCAAGATGCTGCTCAACTTCTTTGCCATGAGCAAAATGATCTCTCTTTCTGAATGTaagatacaatttttttcctttgcaatttgCGTAACCACAGAATGTTTTCTGCTGGCAACAATGGCATTCGATCGCTATGTGGCCATATGCAAACCACTGCTTTATCCAGTGATCATGACCAACAGACTATGTATCTTGCTGttagttttgtcatttttagGTGGCCTCTTCCATGCCATAATTCATAATGCTTTTTTACTCAGATTAACCTTCTGCAATTCCATCATAGTACATCACTTTTATTGTGACATTATACCATTGTTTAAGATTTCCTGTACTGACCCTTCCATTAATTTTCTTATGGTATTCATTTTTGCTGGATCAATACAGGCattcaccatttccattgttctTGTCTCTTATACACTTGTTCTCTTTACGATCTTAAAAAAGAAGTCTCTACAAGGAATAAGgaaggccttctccacctgtggaGCCCACCTCCTGTCTGTCTCTTTATACTATGGGCCTCTTCTCTTCATGTATGTGCTCCCTGGATCTGCACAAGAAAATGATCAGAATATGATGGACTCTCTGTTTTACACTGTCATAATTCCTTTCTTAAATCCAATAATTTACAgcctgagaaataagaaagtcatAGACTCACTGACAAAAATGTTAAAGAGAAATGTTTCGATAACATATTAATAAGTATTCTCTTTTCATTAAAACAGTATAAAACTATATAATTAGATGTGTCTATGTGTTGactattatttaaaagtttttgcatttACAGTTGTACTATTCTTTTATTGACTtattcccagctggctcagtggtaaagaatctgcctgccaatgcaggagacacaggagatgcgggttcagtccctgggtcaggaagatcccctggaggagtaaatagcaacccacttcagtattcttgattggaatatcccatggacagaggagcctggtgggctacagtccatgcagtagcaagaagtcagacacgactgaccaactaagcatcagttcagttcagttgctcagtcatgtctgactctttgcgaccccatgaactgcagcacgccaggcttccctgtccatcaccaactcccagagtccacccaaacccatgtcccttgagtccgtgatgccatccaaccatctcatcctctgtcgtccccttctcctcctgccctcaatctttcccagcatcagggtcttctcaaatgagtcagctcttcacatcaggtggccaaagtattggcgtttcagcttcagcatcagtccttccaatgaacacccaggactgatctcctttgggtggactggttggatttccttgcagtccaagagactctcaagagtcttctccaataccacagttcaaaagcatcaattcttcagtgctcagctttctttatagtccaactctcacatccatacatgaccactggaaaaaccacagcattgACTAAGCATACAAGATGTTAGTATCTAATAAGTTTCTTTAAACaacttcatattttaattatttatatcatACCtaaaaaattagagcagaaaacaagaatgaaaaaattttataggCTTATATGTTGTTCAATGTGGCTCTATAAATACATTCAGTTTTAAAACAGTGCAGGCCCTGTGAACAGGACTTGATTATGATATCTTTGCTATTTCTACAGCCATGTAGCATGGAAACTCTTATCAAATTTAACTCCGTATGGAGGCAGGTTTGTGTTTTGAGTGAACAGAGGTAATTCCCAGGAATTTTGCTAGCAGTCAAAAGGCCTATTATTCCACATTATCTGAGGTATGGTAAATTTCACTTCTTGTGGGGATAAACTCCATACcacacagagaaataaagagaaatgaggaAGCAATGAGGGAAAAATGGTATGGGAGTTAAGACAATGAAGACAGAGCTACACTGTTAAGAGATCCTCTTACCTTAATATTTcttagagaaagggaaagaggtgaGTTGCCTCTTAACTGTATATGATTCTTCTATATGTCCTTTCTAGGTGTGTCTGTATGTTATAGATCAACCTGAGAAACTTCACTAGTTCAGAAAGTTAACAGATTAGACTGATAATTTAAATTagatagacatagagaataagagagaaatggcagaacaggagaaaaatagTCAAAAACTTCTTGCAAACAAAATCCAAGAATGAACAGCTTCACTAGGAAGTTttaccaaacatacaaagaacttatTTCAAAAGATGGAAAGTGAGAAAACATTACCAAATTTATTCTGTTAAGGTTTACCACCATTACCTtgacaccaaaaccaaagacataaCTTTGAAGGATGTAGatgcaaatcaaattcaacaCTACCCAAAACTATCATACACCATAATGAAGCTGGATTCATTCCAGGGTCAAGGATgattcaacatatgcaaatcagtaAACACCAtatcaacaaaaagaaagaaaaaaaaacacatgatcatctcagtattttagaaaaaaacatttgataaaattcaacatccattcatgaatTAACTATCACCAAAGTagatatagagggaacatatctcaatatACAAAAAGCCAtttacaacaaacccacagccaatatgatactcaatggtgaagagctgaaatttaggaaagaaacaaagatgCTCACTCTCACCATTTCTATTCAATATCATATTGGAAGTCTTAGTCACAGAaaccagacaagaaaaagaaatgaaagg is from Cervus canadensis isolate Bull #8, Minnesota chromosome 27, ASM1932006v1, whole genome shotgun sequence and encodes:
- the LOC122428795 gene encoding olfactory receptor 5H8-like, yielding METKNATELTEFILTGLTHQPEWQIPLFLLFLMIYLITIVGNLGLIALICNDPHLHIPMYLFLGNLAFVDTWLSSTVTPKMLLNFFAMSKMISLSECKIQFFSFAICVTTECFLLATMAFDRYVAICKPLLYPVIMTNRLCILLLVLSFLGGLFHAIIHNAFLLRLTFCNSIIVHHFYCDIIPLFKISCTDPSINFLMVFIFAGSIQAFTISIVLVSYTLVLFTILKKKSLQGIRKAFSTCGAHLLSVSLYYGPLLFMYVLPGSAQENDQNMMDSLFYTVIIPFLNPIIYSLRNKKVIDSLTKMLKRNVSITY